A window of the Helianthus annuus cultivar XRQ/B chromosome 4, HanXRQr2.0-SUNRISE, whole genome shotgun sequence genome harbors these coding sequences:
- the LOC110937445 gene encoding (+)-neomenthol dehydrogenase, producing MEEQRYAVVTGGNRGIGLEICRQLATNGVKVILTSRNHSRGEEAVKKLNESGLSDVVFHQLDTNDPSSIACLAKFVQTQFGKLDILINNAGELGLVILDAKEFRDGGGFVQVVDEKAHLLSNIIEEPYELAEKCLKTNYYATKKVTESFIPLLKLSKSPRVVNVTSGYGHLYWFHNEKLVEELQDIDNLTEERIDEIIQWFLSDFKAGKLKENGWPVTVSAYKVSKAALNAYTRLMARKQDNILVNCAHPGYVVTDMTSQTGAMTVEEGAKGPVMVALLPDNGPSGAYFHQTKIAPFSIPEYASFVKAFYEGK from the exons ATGGAGGAGCAAAG ATATGCAGTTGTCACAGGAGGAAACCGAGGAATCGGACTTGAAATATGTCGTCAACTTGCTACAAATGGAGTTAAGGTGATATTAACATCTAGAAATCATAGTCGTGGGGAAGAAGCTGTGAAGAAACTCAACGAATCTGGTCTTTCTGACGTTGTTTTCCATCAACTAGACACCAACGATCCATCTAGTATCGCGTGTTTAGCTAAATTTGTCCAAACACAATTCGGGAAGCTAGATATCTTG ATCAATAATGCAGGGGAACTTGGGCTTGTTATACTCGATGCAAAAGAATTTAGAGACGGAGGAGGGTTT GTACAAGTCGTGGATGAGAAGGCGCATCTTTTATCCAACATTATCGAGGAACCTTACGAATTGGCAGAAAAGTGTCTGAAGACAAATTACTATGCAACTAAAAAGGTTACAGAATCATTTATTCCTCTTCTCAAACTATCTAAATCCCCAAGAGTTGTGAATGTTACCTCTGGCTATGGACACTTATAC TGGTTTCACAATGAAAAGTTGGTAGAAGAGTTGCAAGATATTGACAACCTAACCGAAGAAAGGATAGATGAGATAATCCAATGGTTTTTGAGTGATTTTAAGGCTGGTAAGTTGAAGGAGAATGGATGGCCAGTAACAGTCTCTGCTTACAAAGTTTCAAAAGCTGCTCTTAACGCTTACACAAGGCTCATGGCAAGAAAACAAGACAATATTCTTGTGAACTGTGCACATCCCGGGTATGTAGTAACAGATATGACATCTCAAACTGGAGCTATGACAGTGGAAGAAGGTGCTAAAGGCCCGGTAATGGTTGCTTTGTTGCCGGATAACGGGCCTTCTGGTGCATACTTTCATCAAACAAAGATAGCTCCGTTTTCAATACCAGAGTATGCCAGTTTTGTAAAAGCATTTTATGAGGGGAAATGA